A part of Chitinimonas koreensis genomic DNA contains:
- a CDS encoding OmpA family protein, with product MLRQSFRSLFLAALAAAVLLPAAAEEAAPTPSAEEIAKALLGKGKRTRNVVIEEEPEPTPAPAVVPTPAPVVANPVAPAAPAPQQPAAPTAVATPASPAAPAASPASPAAPAASPATPQQAATQASQPAAAPVRPTPAVAAGMDEGISLPIQFGLGTARLSVAAQRLLDAVAAALATPELAGATLRIEGHTDASGNPQANDRLSEARARSVRAYLQSKLGKRAPAMQAIGRGSREPVNPADPYAEENRRVRFSIVQGGRG from the coding sequence ATGCTTCGCCAGAGCTTTCGTTCCCTGTTCCTCGCCGCGCTGGCCGCCGCCGTGCTGCTGCCGGCCGCGGCGGAAGAGGCCGCGCCGACGCCGAGCGCGGAGGAGATCGCCAAGGCCCTGCTCGGCAAGGGCAAACGGACCCGCAACGTGGTGATCGAGGAAGAGCCCGAGCCGACGCCCGCGCCGGCCGTCGTGCCCACGCCCGCACCTGTTGTCGCCAACCCGGTCGCGCCCGCCGCACCGGCGCCCCAGCAGCCGGCCGCGCCGACGGCGGTCGCAACGCCGGCCAGCCCGGCCGCGCCCGCCGCATCGCCGGCCAGCCCGGCCGCGCCCGCCGCATCGCCGGCCACGCCCCAGCAGGCCGCGACCCAGGCCTCCCAGCCCGCGGCTGCGCCGGTTCGGCCCACGCCCGCGGTGGCGGCCGGCATGGACGAGGGCATCTCGCTGCCGATCCAGTTCGGCCTCGGCACCGCGCGGCTGTCGGTCGCGGCGCAACGGTTGCTCGACGCGGTGGCCGCCGCCCTGGCCACGCCGGAGCTGGCCGGCGCCACGCTGCGGATCGAGGGCCATACCGACGCCAGCGGCAATCCGCAGGCCAACGATCGCTTGTCGGAGGCGCGGGCCAGGTCGGTGCGCGCCTATCTGCAGAGCAAGCTCGGCAAGCGGGCGCCGGCGATGCAGGCGATCGGCCGCGGCAGCCGCGAGCCGGTCAACCCGGCCGATCCATATGCCGAGGAGAACCGTCGGGTGCGATTCTCGATCGTGCAGGGTGGGCGTGGGTGA
- a CDS encoding substrate-binding periplasmic protein, translating into MLKHLLALFCAAGLMAVAQAQTVKLASLDWPPYTGAKLPDQGASAAVAKAAFKAMGYDLVIEFYPWSRAVDSGKSDPAFAGYFPEYDSADVRKEFTLSEPMGSGPLGLAQRVDAPVSWSSIADLASKKVGVVQDYVNTAEFDARVAAKQQKVDVAPDDSRNLLKLGSGRNDLAVVDSNVFAYLMKTDPQLKPFAGKLAMNPKIMEDKKLYVCFKKNAEGQKWAKIFNDGLKKIDVKAIMAKHLGS; encoded by the coding sequence ATGCTGAAACATCTCCTCGCCCTCTTCTGCGCCGCCGGCCTGATGGCCGTCGCTCAAGCCCAGACCGTCAAGCTCGCCTCGCTCGACTGGCCGCCCTACACCGGCGCCAAGCTGCCCGACCAGGGCGCCAGCGCCGCCGTCGCCAAGGCCGCCTTCAAGGCCATGGGCTACGACCTGGTCATCGAGTTCTATCCCTGGAGCCGCGCGGTCGACAGCGGCAAGTCCGACCCGGCCTTCGCCGGCTACTTCCCCGAGTACGACTCGGCCGACGTGCGCAAGGAGTTCACGCTGTCCGAGCCGATGGGCAGCGGCCCGCTCGGCCTCGCCCAGCGCGTCGACGCGCCGGTCAGCTGGAGCAGCATCGCCGACCTGGCCAGCAAGAAGGTCGGCGTGGTGCAGGACTACGTCAACACCGCCGAATTCGACGCGCGCGTGGCGGCCAAGCAGCAGAAGGTCGACGTCGCCCCCGACGACAGCCGCAACCTGCTCAAGCTCGGCTCGGGCCGCAACGACCTGGCGGTGGTCGACAGCAACGTGTTCGCCTACCTGATGAAGACCGACCCGCAGCTCAAGCCCTTCGCCGGCAAGCTGGCGATGAACCCGAAGATCATGGAGGACAAGAAGCTCTACGTCTGCTTCAAGAAGAACGCCGAGGGCCAGAAGTGGGCCAAGATCTTCAACGACGGGCTCAAGAAGATCGATGTGAAGGCCATCATGGCCAAGCATCTGGGCAGTTAG
- a CDS encoding PilZ domain-containing protein, with product MLNDLDALDDFDAASFTMPPDALVLDPGAMAKPAKSGGAKEQQRRATRYPAHWRVALPLDDGRVLQARSVNISGSGIAIHCTEALSVRHRGILHLEIPPRLPAAVGGRRLVLQIEVRTIYTVHDFKAQCFRSGLQFVGFNGDGDAELLRELERHFPGFKEKGGGLL from the coding sequence ATGCTGAACGACCTCGACGCGCTGGACGATTTCGACGCCGCAAGCTTCACCATGCCGCCGGACGCGCTGGTGCTCGACCCCGGCGCGATGGCCAAGCCGGCCAAGTCCGGCGGCGCCAAGGAACAGCAGCGGCGCGCCACCCGCTACCCGGCGCACTGGCGCGTCGCACTGCCGCTGGACGATGGCCGCGTGCTGCAGGCGCGCAGCGTCAACATCTCGGGCAGCGGTATCGCGATCCACTGCACCGAGGCGCTGTCGGTGCGCCATCGCGGCATCCTCCATCTCGAAATCCCGCCGCGCCTGCCGGCCGCGGTCGGCGGTCGCCGCCTCGTGCTGCAGATCGAGGTCCGCACCATCTACACGGTGCACGACTTCAAGGCGCAATGCTTCCGCAGCGGCCTGCAGTTCGTCGGCTTCAACGGCGACGGCGATGCCGAGCTGCTGCGCGAACTCGAACGGCACTTCCCCGGTTTCAAGGAAAAGGGCGGCGGCCTGCTCTAG
- a CDS encoding DUF4384 domain-containing protein — MKKSRAFGLALALGLAAALPAQATQYAYILTVGDYGGQYPSLSGTRIDRQTAHQIALRAGVAEENIVHLVDGQATKAAMQAMFEEILSRTSPNDQVLIYFSGHGIRAKETDSDKCAEGLLAADGGILWDSELSQYLDRLGNRLSRTLMVVDACHSGGANKRFSNILDGELLTPKFATKLTSASCSQAVNLIPRTRSAFVESEDDPRRNVVYVAMARDNEVAFDHPLRGGLGTFSLRQCLDANRNADANRSGAISIGELLDCAQGRLNDIMADNRGVRPSTLTAYGNPNAAFALPPAPVQASAPAQPAAAAPAAEPAVHLNPATVLSELYSNRDGRRKVEVKLDNPAPRIGVDRIGFEVTSSHAGYVYVLMLGSDGKTVDLIFPNALDGNHAIAAGGKLTLPRSKWRMKAAGPAGQTQLLTLVFDQPKPWTTLPGPKVGPFSSLPAALAGDLHALLGALSAPPAQGRCEGELRCEAQPYGAALSILKER, encoded by the coding sequence ATGAAGAAATCGCGTGCATTCGGCCTGGCCCTCGCGCTGGGCCTCGCGGCGGCGCTGCCGGCCCAGGCCACCCAGTACGCCTACATCCTCACCGTCGGCGACTACGGCGGCCAGTACCCCTCGCTGAGCGGCACCCGCATCGACCGCCAGACCGCCCACCAGATCGCGCTCAGGGCCGGCGTGGCCGAGGAGAACATCGTCCACCTGGTCGACGGCCAGGCCACCAAGGCGGCGATGCAGGCGATGTTCGAGGAGATCCTCAGCCGCACCTCGCCCAACGACCAGGTGCTGATCTACTTCTCCGGCCACGGCATCCGCGCCAAGGAGACCGATTCGGACAAGTGCGCCGAGGGCCTCCTGGCCGCCGACGGCGGCATCCTGTGGGATTCGGAGCTGTCGCAATACCTCGACCGGCTCGGCAACCGGCTGTCGCGCACGCTGATGGTGGTCGACGCCTGCCACTCGGGCGGCGCCAACAAGCGCTTCTCCAACATCCTCGACGGCGAGCTCTTGACGCCCAAGTTCGCCACCAAGCTGACCTCCGCCTCCTGCTCGCAGGCGGTCAACCTGATCCCGCGCACCCGTTCGGCCTTCGTCGAGAGCGAAGACGACCCGCGCCGCAACGTGGTCTACGTGGCGATGGCGCGCGACAACGAGGTCGCCTTCGACCATCCGCTGCGCGGCGGGCTCGGCACCTTCTCGCTGCGCCAGTGCCTCGACGCCAATCGCAACGCCGACGCCAACCGCAGCGGCGCGATCAGCATCGGTGAGCTGCTCGACTGCGCCCAGGGGCGGCTCAACGACATCATGGCCGACAACCGCGGCGTGCGGCCGTCGACGCTGACCGCCTACGGCAATCCCAACGCCGCCTTCGCGCTGCCGCCCGCGCCGGTGCAGGCGTCGGCGCCGGCGCAACCGGCCGCGGCCGCACCGGCGGCGGAGCCCGCGGTGCACCTGAACCCGGCCACCGTGCTGTCCGAGCTCTACAGCAACCGCGACGGCCGCCGCAAGGTCGAGGTGAAGCTCGACAACCCGGCGCCGCGCATCGGCGTCGACCGCATCGGCTTCGAGGTGACGTCGAGCCATGCCGGCTACGTCTACGTGCTGATGCTCGGCTCGGACGGCAAGACGGTCGACCTGATCTTCCCCAACGCGCTCGACGGCAACCATGCGATCGCCGCCGGCGGCAAGCTGACGCTGCCGCGCAGCAAGTGGCGCATGAAGGCGGCCGGCCCGGCCGGCCAGACCCAGCTCCTGACGCTGGTGTTCGACCAGCCCAAGCCGTGGACCACGCTGCCCGGCCCCAAGGTCGGCCCGTTCTCCAGCCTGCCGGCCGCGCTGGCCGGCGACCTGCACGCGCTGCTCGGCGCGCTGTCGGCGCCGCCGGCGCAGGGCCGTTGCGAGGGCGAGCTGCGCTGCGAGGCGCAGCCTTACGGCGCCGCGCTGAGCATCCTCAAGGAACGCTAG
- a CDS encoding substrate-binding domain-containing protein produces MNLKDLARQLGLSQTTVSRALNGYDDVNEDTRQRVIAAARAGGYQPNPTARRLAIGRADAIGIVYPLDAHDLGDPQFLEVVAGMTESLDQIGMDLIIASSSPADELRSYQRMIRGRRVDGLVVARTRVHDPRLEFLQAENFPFVAYGRSALAQPYAWFDFDNAAGLEMAVTRLVGLGHRRIALLGAEPEFNFAQLRREGFAQGMRAAGLALSPDSFAVCTLDRRGGYQGMTALLARDPRPTAVVVDNNLCGVGAIRAVIDAGLEIGRDISVIVYDGMPIDTLVGHHVTSVIQPTPRAVGAKLAALMLARIAGKPIESLQVLWQPELQPGDSDGPPI; encoded by the coding sequence ATGAACCTCAAGGACCTCGCCCGCCAGCTCGGCCTGTCGCAAACCACAGTCAGCCGCGCGCTCAACGGCTACGACGACGTCAACGAGGACACCCGCCAGCGCGTGATCGCCGCGGCCCGGGCCGGCGGCTACCAGCCCAACCCGACCGCGCGCCGGCTGGCCATCGGCCGCGCCGACGCGATCGGCATCGTCTATCCGCTCGACGCGCACGACCTGGGCGACCCGCAGTTCCTCGAGGTGGTGGCCGGCATGACCGAGTCGCTCGACCAGATCGGCATGGACCTGATCATCGCCTCGTCCTCGCCGGCCGACGAGCTGCGCTCCTACCAGCGCATGATCCGCGGCCGCCGCGTCGACGGCCTGGTGGTAGCGCGGACCCGGGTGCACGATCCGCGGCTGGAATTCCTCCAGGCCGAGAACTTCCCCTTCGTCGCCTACGGCCGCAGCGCGCTGGCCCAGCCCTATGCCTGGTTCGACTTCGACAACGCGGCCGGCCTGGAGATGGCCGTGACCCGGCTGGTCGGCCTGGGCCATCGCCGCATCGCGCTGCTCGGCGCCGAGCCCGAATTCAATTTCGCCCAACTGCGCCGCGAGGGCTTCGCCCAGGGCATGCGCGCGGCGGGCCTGGCGCTGTCGCCCGACAGTTTCGCGGTCTGCACGCTCGACCGCCGCGGCGGCTACCAGGGCATGACCGCGCTCCTGGCGCGCGACCCGCGGCCGACCGCGGTGGTGGTCGACAACAACCTGTGCGGCGTCGGCGCCATCCGCGCCGTGATCGACGCCGGGCTGGAGATCGGCCGCGACATCTCGGTGATCGTCTACGACGGCATGCCGATCGACACCCTGGTCGGCCACCACGTCACCTCGGTGATCCAGCCGACGCCGCGCGCGGTCGGCGCCAAGCTGGCCGCACTGATGCTGGCGCGCATCGCCGGCAAGCCGATCGAGTCGCTGCAGGTGCTGTGGCAGCCCGAGCTGCAGCCCGGCGACTCCGACGGGCCTCCGATCTGA
- a CDS encoding methyl-accepting chemotaxis protein, with protein MHFFNSINGRLNILFVVIVTTVLTVLGAYNGAVAKSRLERGLDEQTGALAGRLQMSLPAAIWNFDKGQMAQILEAEMAATAINAIVLDNGENFLDGRKRDAAGKLDKAAKGDKIVGEEHKVDLTFDDNGSKKKVATAHIYVSRAEVEDAVRSNWLSLLIQIVVLDVVLVVALSLSLKAVVLKPLLRLRDALKDIASGDADLTRRLAIQRNDEFAEVSRAFNLFVERLQGVMRKVSETAIQLAAAAEQTTRITEHANAGIQQQQQQTDEVVSVVSELGAQIHEVSDSTAKASEAAAFADNEAEKGRVVVAEAVRTIGEATSEVQNAAGVIEQLARNSEKIGKVLSVINDIAKQTNLLALNAAIEAARAGEAGRGFAVVADEVRVLANRTHESTTEIQNVILELQQGTNEAVMAMDTSRDKADLGLKRAHEAGAAIERLAESARQIAHLDDEIALVTSRQDKMVDGMTENIRQIRNIVGEAANSAQQTAIASEEVAKLAAQLQVSVEQFKL; from the coding sequence ATGCACTTCTTCAACAGCATCAACGGGCGCCTGAACATCCTGTTCGTGGTCATCGTGACCACCGTGCTGACGGTGCTGGGCGCGTATAACGGCGCCGTTGCGAAAAGCCGCCTGGAAAGAGGCCTGGACGAGCAGACCGGCGCACTGGCCGGCCGATTGCAGATGAGCCTGCCGGCAGCCATCTGGAATTTCGACAAGGGCCAGATGGCGCAGATCCTCGAGGCCGAGATGGCCGCCACCGCGATCAACGCCATCGTGCTGGACAACGGCGAGAACTTCCTCGACGGCCGCAAGCGCGACGCGGCCGGCAAGCTCGACAAGGCCGCCAAGGGCGACAAGATCGTCGGCGAGGAACACAAGGTCGACCTGACCTTCGACGACAACGGCAGCAAGAAGAAGGTCGCCACCGCCCATATCTACGTCTCGCGCGCCGAGGTCGAGGACGCGGTGCGCAGCAACTGGCTCAGCCTCTTGATCCAGATCGTGGTGCTCGACGTGGTGCTGGTGGTGGCGCTGTCGCTGAGCCTCAAGGCGGTGGTGCTCAAGCCGCTCCTGCGGCTGCGCGACGCGCTCAAGGACATCGCCTCGGGCGACGCCGACCTGACCCGCCGGCTCGCCATCCAGCGCAACGACGAATTCGCCGAGGTGTCGCGCGCCTTCAACCTGTTCGTCGAGCGGCTGCAGGGCGTGATGCGCAAGGTGTCCGAGACCGCCATCCAGCTCGCCGCCGCGGCCGAGCAGACCACCCGCATCACCGAGCACGCCAACGCCGGCATCCAGCAGCAGCAGCAGCAGACCGACGAGGTGGTCAGCGTGGTGTCCGAGCTCGGCGCCCAGATCCACGAGGTGTCCGACAGCACTGCCAAGGCCTCCGAGGCGGCCGCCTTCGCCGACAACGAGGCCGAGAAGGGCCGCGTGGTGGTGGCCGAAGCGGTGCGCACCATCGGCGAGGCGACCAGCGAGGTGCAGAACGCCGCCGGGGTGATCGAGCAGCTGGCGCGCAACAGCGAGAAGATCGGCAAGGTGCTGTCGGTCATCAACGACATCGCCAAGCAGACCAACCTGCTGGCGCTCAACGCCGCGATCGAGGCGGCCCGCGCCGGCGAGGCCGGCCGCGGCTTCGCGGTGGTGGCCGACGAGGTGCGGGTGCTGGCCAACCGCACCCACGAGTCGACCACCGAGATCCAGAACGTGATCCTCGAATTGCAGCAGGGCACCAACGAGGCGGTGATGGCGATGGACACCAGCCGCGACAAGGCCGACCTCGGCCTCAAGCGCGCCCACGAAGCCGGTGCCGCGATCGAGCGGCTGGCCGAATCGGCGCGCCAGATCGCCCACCTCGACGACGAGATCGCGCTGGTCACCTCGCGCCAGGACAAGATGGTCGACGGCATGACCGAGAACATCCGGCAGATCCGCAACATCGTCGGCGAAGCCGCCAACAGTGCCCAACAGACCGCGATCGCCAGCGAGGAAGTGGCCAAGCTGGCCGCCCAGCTGCAGGTCTCGGTCGAGCAGTTCAAGCTTTAA
- a CDS encoding substrate-binding periplasmic protein encodes MRRSFCSLLVLSALAVQAEDKPATLKFCHDNVDVYPWVVVGKGGLNLVHLKMVEQKLGLKFEMVSMPWARCLDEMRQGNMDGAFAASFKTDRLASGSYPMAGDKPDNRYMMMDGYSLYRLKGSNAGYDGKALTNVSGTVGAQQGYSIVDQLKGLGARVDDGARSADDNLRKLVAGRVQAVALQTLEGDNSIQQAEFAGKVEKVAPPLVEKPYYLMLSKQFVARYGGLSADIWNTVAAVRESAEYKKQVSQFK; translated from the coding sequence ATGCGCCGCTCGTTCTGCTCCCTCCTCGTACTGTCAGCCCTCGCCGTCCAGGCCGAGGACAAGCCCGCCACGCTCAAGTTCTGCCACGACAACGTCGACGTCTATCCCTGGGTGGTGGTCGGCAAGGGCGGGCTCAACCTGGTCCACCTGAAGATGGTCGAGCAGAAGCTCGGCCTGAAATTCGAGATGGTGTCGATGCCTTGGGCGCGCTGCCTCGACGAGATGCGGCAGGGCAATATGGACGGCGCCTTCGCCGCCAGCTTCAAGACCGACCGCCTGGCCTCGGGCAGCTACCCGATGGCCGGCGACAAGCCCGACAACCGCTACATGATGATGGACGGCTATTCGCTGTACCGGCTCAAGGGCAGCAACGCCGGCTACGACGGCAAGGCACTGACCAACGTCAGCGGCACCGTCGGCGCCCAGCAGGGCTATTCGATCGTCGACCAGCTCAAGGGCCTGGGCGCGCGGGTCGACGACGGCGCCCGCAGCGCCGACGACAACCTGCGCAAGCTGGTGGCCGGCCGGGTCCAGGCGGTGGCGCTGCAGACGCTCGAGGGCGACAACTCGATCCAGCAGGCCGAGTTCGCCGGCAAGGTCGAGAAGGTCGCGCCGCCGCTGGTCGAGAAACCCTACTACCTGATGCTGTCCAAGCAGTTCGTCGCCAGGTACGGCGGCCTGTCGGCCGACATCTGGAACACCGTCGCCGCGGTGCGCGAATCGGCCGAGTACAAGAAGCAGGTGAGCCAGTTCAAATAA
- a CDS encoding AraC family transcriptional regulator, whose translation MLPGHCRTTMQRHVVSDLDDMQAVAALFDPMPDVVFSVKDLAGRYVAMSEACVARCQLRDPREAVGKTAHDLFPGHMADRYRAQDQIVFDRGHPISNNIDLTVYNDRKPGWCVSHKQPVHDRSGRLVGLVCISRDLIEPSREGLVDARFARAVDFIQTNYDRPLCLDELTRVSGLSVAQLDRRMKRVFLASTGEFIRRTRLEAALYTIVNSRRAMADIAAACGFSDQSALHRQCRQALGLSPRQLRAQAQQVALAG comes from the coding sequence ATGTTGCCGGGACACTGCCGCACCACCATGCAGCGCCACGTCGTTTCCGACCTGGACGACATGCAGGCCGTCGCCGCCCTGTTCGATCCGATGCCCGACGTGGTCTTCTCGGTGAAGGACCTGGCCGGCCGCTACGTCGCCATGAGCGAAGCCTGCGTGGCGCGCTGCCAGCTGCGCGATCCGCGCGAGGCGGTCGGCAAGACCGCCCACGACCTGTTCCCCGGCCACATGGCCGACCGCTACCGCGCCCAGGACCAGATCGTGTTCGACCGCGGCCATCCGATCTCCAACAACATCGACCTGACCGTCTACAACGACCGCAAGCCGGGCTGGTGCGTCTCGCACAAGCAGCCGGTGCACGACCGCAGCGGCCGCCTGGTCGGCCTGGTCTGCATCTCGCGCGACCTGATCGAGCCGAGCCGCGAGGGCCTGGTCGACGCGCGCTTCGCCCGGGCGGTCGACTTCATCCAGACCAACTACGACCGGCCGCTCTGCCTCGACGAGCTGACCCGCGTCTCCGGCCTGTCGGTGGCCCAGCTCGACCGCCGCATGAAACGCGTCTTCCTCGCCAGCACCGGCGAATTCATCCGCCGCACCCGGCTCGAGGCAGCGCTCTACACCATCGTCAATTCGCGCCGGGCGATGGCCGACATCGCCGCCGCCTGCGGCTTCTCCGACCAGAGCGCGCTGCACCGCCAGTGCCGCCAGGCGCTGGGCCTGAGCCCTCGGCAGCTGCGCGCCCAGGCCCAGCAGGTCGCGCTGGCCGGCTGA
- a CDS encoding M9 family metallopeptidase, with protein MKHHKGSPRLTLLIAAGLAAFGYAHAATGAPHEHEHETAKQPSPPRQWQKMPPTEEQAEFKLPESRKTAVPTTRTARSSAMVRPLAATPECKDMDKLASYSGTALANYLVQLPDYECTYGLFSLTAAQAAKAYSPANLNAVASRFAQEASAYNASNLALVNLTLYLRAGYYLAGSGTVTEPPASLLGVLRPAIKGLANGNQLFKANAQAGTTASEVMKLITNTHDEAAYLPEMRGLVQRYTNTASNPNAAAALKDYTTGGGFTGVLTVLFYAHGRPEGRVLLENDPSYAVALNNFVNNNKAALLGGDAAYQLGDAARENFRFFQYSGLKSTLKPMVKNMLASTSMTGADSDLWLAAAESVKYYDNANCAEYGTCNYETKLADAVLKGSYTCSPTIRIRAQDMSTAQMQSSCALLQAEESYFHQMLQTNNTPVANDRNTSLEVVVFDDYANYAKYASVIYGIDTNNGGMYLEGDPAAAGNQARFIAHEASWLRPEFKIWNLEHEYIHYLDGRFDMQGDFGAGTAKPTVWWIEGIAEYLSLRNNNQASIDAARLGTYKLSQIFGNTYDMADYTNRAYRWGYMATRFMIERHRPDVDAVVARFRRGDYTGYQNYMTQIGTRYDTEFANWVKSATTAGQPPLPSLPTLPACSSASYLGKGCAIKGLTSASQSYVYINLPAGARNLKLYTTGGTGDSDLYVGLDRYPTTTSYDFASTQVGNTDSVSIASPQSGKWYYIMLKARSAFSGVNINATYD; from the coding sequence ATGAAGCACCACAAGGGAAGTCCTCGACTGACATTGCTGATCGCCGCCGGCCTGGCGGCGTTCGGCTACGCCCATGCCGCCACTGGCGCGCCGCACGAGCACGAGCACGAGACCGCCAAGCAGCCCTCGCCGCCGCGGCAGTGGCAGAAGATGCCGCCGACCGAGGAACAGGCCGAATTCAAGCTGCCCGAGTCGCGCAAGACCGCCGTGCCGACCACCCGCACCGCGCGCAGCTCGGCGATGGTCCGCCCGCTGGCCGCCACGCCCGAGTGCAAGGACATGGACAAGCTGGCCAGCTACAGCGGCACCGCGCTGGCCAACTACCTGGTGCAATTGCCCGACTACGAGTGCACCTACGGCCTCTTCTCCCTGACCGCCGCCCAGGCCGCCAAGGCCTACAGCCCGGCCAACCTCAACGCGGTGGCCAGCCGCTTCGCCCAGGAAGCCTCGGCCTACAACGCCAGCAACCTCGCCCTGGTCAACCTGACGCTCTACCTGCGCGCCGGCTACTACCTGGCCGGCTCCGGCACCGTGACCGAGCCGCCCGCCTCGCTGCTCGGCGTGCTGCGCCCGGCGATCAAGGGCCTGGCCAACGGCAACCAGCTGTTCAAGGCCAACGCGCAGGCCGGCACCACCGCCAGCGAAGTGATGAAGCTGATCACCAACACCCACGACGAGGCGGCCTACCTGCCCGAGATGCGCGGCCTGGTGCAGCGCTACACCAATACGGCCTCCAATCCGAACGCCGCGGCGGCGCTGAAGGACTACACCACCGGCGGCGGCTTCACCGGCGTGCTGACCGTGCTGTTCTACGCCCACGGCCGCCCCGAAGGCCGGGTCCTGCTCGAGAACGACCCGTCCTACGCCGTCGCGCTCAACAACTTCGTGAACAACAACAAGGCCGCGCTGCTCGGCGGCGACGCCGCCTACCAGTTGGGCGACGCCGCGCGCGAGAACTTCCGCTTCTTCCAGTATTCCGGGCTCAAGTCCACGCTCAAGCCGATGGTGAAGAACATGCTGGCCAGCACCAGCATGACCGGCGCCGACAGCGATCTGTGGCTGGCGGCGGCCGAGTCGGTCAAGTACTACGACAACGCCAACTGCGCCGAGTACGGCACCTGCAACTACGAGACCAAGCTCGCGGACGCCGTGCTCAAGGGCAGCTACACCTGCAGCCCGACCATCCGCATCCGCGCCCAGGACATGAGCACCGCCCAGATGCAGTCCTCCTGCGCGCTGCTGCAGGCCGAGGAGAGCTACTTCCACCAGATGCTGCAGACCAACAACACCCCGGTGGCGAACGACCGCAATACCTCGCTCGAAGTGGTGGTGTTCGACGACTACGCCAACTACGCCAAGTACGCCTCGGTGATCTACGGCATCGACACCAACAACGGCGGCATGTACCTCGAAGGGGATCCGGCCGCGGCCGGCAACCAGGCCCGCTTCATCGCGCATGAAGCCTCGTGGCTGCGGCCCGAGTTCAAGATCTGGAACCTCGAGCACGAGTACATCCATTACCTCGACGGCCGCTTCGACATGCAGGGCGACTTCGGCGCCGGCACCGCCAAGCCGACCGTGTGGTGGATCGAGGGCATCGCCGAATACCTGTCGCTGCGCAACAACAACCAGGCCTCGATCGACGCCGCGCGCCTCGGTACCTACAAGCTCAGCCAGATCTTCGGCAACACCTACGACATGGCCGACTACACCAACCGGGCCTACCGCTGGGGCTACATGGCGACGCGCTTCATGATCGAGCGCCATCGTCCCGACGTCGACGCGGTGGTCGCGCGCTTCCGCCGGGGCGACTACACCGGCTACCAGAACTACATGACGCAGATCGGCACCCGCTACGACACCGAGTTCGCCAACTGGGTGAAGAGCGCCACCACCGCCGGCCAGCCGCCGCTGCCCAGCCTGCCGACCCTGCCGGCCTGCTCCTCGGCCAGCTACCTGGGCAAGGGCTGCGCGATCAAGGGCCTGACCTCGGCCAGCCAGTCCTACGTCTACATCAACCTGCCGGCCGGCGCGCGCAACCTCAAGCTGTACACCACCGGCGGCACCGGCGACTCGGACCTGTACGTCGGCCTCGACCGCTATCCGACCACCACCAGCTACGACTTCGCCTCGACCCAGGTCGGCAACACCGACAGCGTGTCGATCGCCTCGCCGCAGTCGGGCAAGTGGTACTACATCATGCTGAAAGCCCGCTCGGCCTTCTCCGGCGTGAACATCAACGCGACCTACGACTGA